In a single window of the Pseudogemmatithrix spongiicola genome:
- a CDS encoding FKBP-type peptidyl-prolyl cis-trans isomerase: MQKLRTFLAVLAVALLASSCLEGKLFVPDIENVYFEPSLGVNLAASTKTASGLYYRDITVGAGTQVLMVDGDSVGVRYRGYLRNGVPFDSNTTAALPLRFRTGSNAVVDGFDEGVRGMRVGGRRQLIIPPGLGYGSQGSAAIPSNSIIVFDVTLQFLYDSDSTPAPPSP; encoded by the coding sequence ATGCAGAAGCTGCGCACTTTCCTCGCTGTCCTCGCCGTCGCCTTGCTGGCGAGCAGCTGCCTCGAAGGCAAGTTGTTCGTGCCGGACATCGAGAACGTGTACTTCGAGCCGTCGTTGGGCGTAAACCTCGCGGCGTCAACGAAAACCGCGTCTGGGTTGTACTATAGGGACATCACCGTGGGTGCCGGCACCCAGGTGTTGATGGTGGACGGTGATTCGGTCGGCGTGCGCTACCGCGGCTACCTGCGGAACGGCGTCCCGTTCGATTCGAACACCACAGCGGCGTTGCCGCTGCGCTTCAGAACGGGCAGCAACGCGGTCGTCGACGGATTCGACGAAGGCGTGCGCGGGATGCGGGTCGGCGGTCGCCGCCAGCTGATCATCCCCCCGGGGCTCGGATATGGGAGTCAAGGCTCTGCCGCGATTCCGTCCAACAGCATCATCGTGTTTGACGTGACGCTCCAGTTCCTGTACGACTCCGATTCCACCCCCGCCCCCCCGAGCCCGTGA